AGAGGACGGACCCGGAGTGTCCCGTCTGCCACATCACAGCCACGCAAGCCATCCGAATATTTTCCTAAGCCCCCTGCCCCTTGCCTCCTGGGGCCACCTCCCAGGGGCCCTTCTTGGAGCTGTGTTCCACTAGGGCCTTTTGGAAATCAGTGATTTGAGGGGCAAGGTGCTTAGAGATACTCGctctctggggaggggggaggggaggcgatgGTGGTTGAAGGGTGGACCACTTTCAGAGCCTCTGGTCACCCTGTCCTGGAAAGGTTGGGAGGGGGCCAGGCCGGAAATTTTACTAGAGTTACAACTCTGATACCTCAACACACCCTTCAGTCTGGAAGCAGCTAAGAGAAACTTTTGTTTTGCCAGAGGTGGCCGCGAAGGTATCCTGACCCCCTCTCCACCTACCCTTGTGTGTGTCACACTACCCTTTCCTCTGTggaggggatggggaaagggagagggagaattaCCATCTGTATCTAGAGGTGCTCTAACGATCCCCAAGCCCTCTGGtcctgacctctgacctccaaCCACGACCCTTTAGACCCTCCACCGCCATATCCTGTTTGGGAATCTGTTCCTGGGTTTCCAGCAGTATAAGGGGGTTGGGGCCCTTTCGGAAGTCGGGATAGATTTTctaagggggaaggggaggaagtatGTCGACCAATAAAGGGCTCAGAACTCATCTATCCCCACAATGCTGGGCTAGAGGAATCTGGAGAGGGGGTGCCCCTCTCTGCCCCTTGCAGCTTTTCCCTCCACTCTCTCCTCCCCATCTTTCTTCCCTTTGGGTTTTCCTCACTCCTTTGTTCTCTCCCCCAACTCTCCTCTTTGCTTCCCCTTGCTGGCTGTCACAACCAGCCCtgtcttgctctttctctttcttcccttctcccccctccctcctgctccttCCAGCCCAGCTTTGGGGACACCATCCCCCTGGGGAGAAGTAGGGGGAAGAACAATTTGATGGTCCCCCCTAATTCCTCTTCTGGCATCCGGAGGCCCTCTCTCCTACTCCTCCAAAGAAACACCTCAAATTCTTGATGGAATGTATCCCCGTTCTCAGTGAAAATTTGAGGAGGGGACCAATACTGGGTTACATAAAGGGTCAAACCTCCACCTTTATCATCTTGGGGCATTACATTTAGGGAACAGTTCTTGGGCTGGATTTtctggtggtgggaggggagagccAGGGTAGTGTGTCTGCAGTTTTGAGCAGGAAAGGGCCTGAGGCCATAGGAGAGGctgctggagggaggggctgctcCTCCTCCCCTGCAGTGCCCCACTCCGTGCGCCCCTCTCTGGACCTGACCTGAACCCTTATTAGCACGCTAATCATGAAGTCTGTGTCTCACTCATTGTGGTTGAGGAGAGAGACCAGGTCTTCAGACAGGGGTCAGTCCAGAGCCAAGCAGGATTGGGGTATAGCAGGGCCTGTTCTGAGAATCATGTATGATTTTAGGCCTTGTACCCCCTTTGCTGCTTCCCTACTGCTCATCTGGGGCAGCCACCAGCCTCCCGCCCTCCTGGGTTCCGCTGGCCGGGCCAGGAGAGGATGGGGGATGGGAGTCCCAGGGGGGTCCTAGGAGATTCTTGTATATAGTAGGGTGGGACTCTTCTAAGTGATCTCTGAGCACTTAAGCTCTGGAGTCCCATTCTTCCTGGATGGAGAGGGGGTGCAGGGATGGGGGTACAGAGGggatttcctcctctccttcctcctgttGTGAATTAACTCACCTCTCCTCAGCCTTCCCCTCCAGACCACCAGCCAGGGAGGGGAGCGGAAGGAGGTCACAGCCAGGAACACTGGCCTGTGACAACTTCCCTCCTTCCCGCCAATGTGAGCCATCCTGAGATGTCTGTACAATAGAAACCAAACCAAATGGGCACCCCTCGGTCGCcgagggggggtggggaggggggtgggaagaTGGGATGTCTGTCTGTCgatccccctccccctctccactcTACCCACAAAGGCAGAAGACTGTTACACTAGGGGGCTCGGAAAATTCAATCCCACTCTTACTAATTGAGCCAAACCTAGAAACAAACGCAAAACACATAGTGAGAGACAAgatagaggagagaaagagagcgtGAGAGGGAGCGAGATAGGTGACCaacacagaggagagaaaacaaaaatagcaaaaaaaaaaaaaaaaaaaaaaaaaaaagcagttctttataatttaatattctattttaataaaggCGTTTATTACCGTATAAATGTAGCAAAGAACCTGggctaatatgaaaaaaaaagactttttattaggtaatttattatatgaaaaggatattttattttatgataaagtgatccttaaaaaaaataaaaaaactttagaAGGTTTAGAATATAtgtagggagagaagaaaaaaaatacatttgtattcagagttaaatcttaaaaaagtgtttttaatatATGTTCGGGTTTACGTTCctttttccccccactttttttttgggGAGGAATGTCATTTGCTTTTCCGGGGGAGCATCCTGGGATGGATGGTGGAGACAGGGGCTAGGGGAACTTGGTCCCTCGGGGGCCCTGCAAGTAGATTGGATTTCACTCCCggggctccctctcccctctACCCCTCCCCCTCGGGGGAGCCGGCAGAGCCAAACAAAGAAAGGGattaaggagaaaggaagaagctGGAGGACTGAGGACTGAGGATCCTGGGGTgtcccccccttcccctgccctgtcccAGGGGCGAGTGAGAAGGGGAAGTCCAGAACTGAGGCCTAGCAGGCCTACGGGAACCCTCAGAGAGGTGTGAGATTTAAGagaaatagttttttttgtttgtttgtttttttaaccaaaaatgagagagagagaagaaaaagaaagaaaccgaggggtttaaaagaaaagaatactacaaaataataattataataataataataattcaaatttatttcatataatcctagagaaaaagagaaagaattactAGTTACTTAGTAGATGATATTCAGATAGCTTAAAGTTTAGTAGCATTGAGGGCCCCTGGGTCCAGTAGAATGTATAAAAGTCATAACGAAAAGGAAAATAGAGGAGGGAAGTGGCTGAGTCCACCCTAAGCCGCTCCATCTTCAGATATCAGGGTGGGAGCAGGTTGCTAGGTAAGGTTAGGAGCTTCCTTCCCGTCTGCTGGGGTTGATTCTGAGAAtccttggatttttaaattataggacAAATAGATAAGGGGCTCAGTTCCCAGGGTCTTTGAAAGGACGAACAGTGGTCATTTCAACCAGAGGAGGGCTGGGCTAGGGACAGCAGAGGAGGGAGAGCACATTCACCTGCACCCCTGCTCTGCACCCCAGTACCTGAGGGCCTGGCCATCCTGGCCTTCCCTGTCTGTCGGGCAGCCCTTACTCCGAATATGTCCTCTTGGGGTTCTCTGGGAGGATGGAGACTGCCCAGCTCCAACCCTCCTGAGGCAACTTCTCCCGGGCCTAACTGAGGAAGTCCTTCTTGAAGTATAACCTCAATCCACTCCACCTCAGGTTGATTCAAGAGCCTGGTAGGTCATTTCACcaacagacacacatgcacatgtttCCTTCTCAGAGCTTAAAGGGGACTGAGGGGGTGGTCTGTCCCCCTTCCTTGTTCCCACCCAATATTCTACTTAGCTTCTGACCTCCATGGCAGCGGGTGGAGGAGCCAACTCGATAATCGTTCTCCTTTAAAGCTGCACTGTGCTTTACAGGTTTGCAAAAGTGCTTTATTATCTCATAGAAGTTAGATTCCAAGAAGGACTTCCCACCCACTGGGGTAGAGCAGAGATGCTGCCCTTAAAGGCCTGGGAGAACTGGTCCCCAAGGGTACAAAGGCAGGGGGAGAGCAGCAGCAACTTTGGGTGACCCTGACCCTAATGCTCTGTTCTAGTCCACCTCCATCTGTAAGTGTTCAGGTAGGGGTCGTCCACTGTGCCCTGGCCCCAGGGCACATCGCCCTCCCCACAGAAAACTGGGGAGCTTGGCTTTCGCTTGTGAGAAATCAACTTGTTTTTTAAGCACTTGCCTTCTACCAACCCCAGCTTGCAATCAGGTCGGGCCCCTCCCTCCTATCCAAGGGGGTGTGGAGGCCCCTTGGTTCTTGGCAAGAAGAGCCTGTTCCATGACACCAATGACTCATGGCCCTCCCTGGCCCTAGACCCCAAACACACATCTCCCTCTCCCCAGTTTACTCTTCTCACCCCACCTAGGGACAGATATCCCCCCTGCTCTTTTTGTCCTAGAAACCCCGCTAGTTTGGGAAGGTAGcgtctggggtggggagggcttcccCTTCCCCGCGCGAGGGTACgggtggggtagggtgggtggggggagacagccctggggcagggggagtggtCTCTCCACTGTAGAAAGTAGAGTAGGATTGTGGTCAGACTTAATTTGAGGCATCTAGTGAAGACACGTTACAAATCCACCAAGGAAAAACgtttcaaaagcaaaataaaggcgGGAAAAAAACGGACCCATGAATAATCAAGTCAAAGTGATGTTGCACAAAACACAGAGAAACCAAGAAGGGGGAGGGTTAATGTATTAAATGTGCTATTAAgaacttaattttattaaaagtattatTACTTAAGGCTCTCGCCTCTTTTCTCTGCATGCGAGTCTGAACCACCTTGGGGTGAGTGGGGTTTTCTCTGGTGTGATTCTGGGCGACCCTGCTCACCTTGCAGGAAGTGGACGGCTCCTGTCTGCTCTCCACAGTTCCCTACTTGCGTCTCCAAGTGCTCaacctctcttttttctccccatttaCCACCTTCTGTTCCTTGGGGGTGCCAGCAGACCTCCTTCCACTCTGCCCTGCAGAACAGGGGAAGGCGAGGCTGGGTGACCTCGACGCTCCCTGGACAGCCAGCTCGTGGACTCGATGGAGAAGGGGCAGAGAGCTGAGAGCCCAGCACTCCCCACTCATCCCCACCAGGTTCAATCCATCCCTACACACCACACCCCCTCTTCGGGGTCAGGCAGAAACCTGGAAGGAACACTTAGACCCGCCACCTCCCAGGCTTAAAACCCCTtccccagcacacacagacaGGGCCAGCCCTGACTCCCgcctcctcccctcacccctggcaTTGGAGTGCCCTCAGTTCTTGGCACCAGGGCCCTGGGCACCAGATGGTACCCGCCGATGGTTTCCTTTTGTCTTGCCTTCCAGATACCCCCTCTCTGCCATGCTGTCCTCCCTCCCCTACCTGCCCTGGGGGTTGGCAGAGGGAAGGGcgggcccctcccacccccttggCACTGTCCCCGGACTCCAGAGGCAGCTGGCCCTGGGGGGCAGTGTATggtggggaggatggagggagggggagggggaggggaactgGGCCAGAGATGAAGGGGAGGCACAAGGAAGCAGCAGGATGTCCAGGTCTTGATACAAAACACAGCTTTATTGGGGGGCCCTATTCTGTGAGGGGGTGACCGATAATAGAGAtatgtggggaggaggggcagcgcATGAAGACCTTAGAGCTCTGCGGGGCTGCGAACAGGGACCGGCCACTCTGACATCTGGAACCACAGGGCAGGGAAAGCTCCTGGATCCGGGGTGGGAATGGGGGACACCAGAGCGCCAGCAGGGGCAGGTCAGAGGCTGATGCAACAGGCCCTCTTCTCACCAGGGCCCGGCTCACTGCCCAGGGTGAGGGCATTGGTCCGGGTGCTGTTCTGCCTCTGCTTGGACACCTTGGCGAAGATCTCTGTGAGGGCAGAGGGCAGTGGTCAGGTCAGATGAAGATTTAGAGCCCGCCCTCCGCATACACACTGCACATGCCCCTTTCTGAACACCGGGGGTTCTGCTAGAAGGAAGAGGAGTTTGGGCACCTGGGTCCCTTCTACTTACGTGGGTGGAGAAGGGCTAAGACTCAGCTCCCTGGTAAGTGTGGCCTTCTGCTTATTTCCCTAAGCTCCagctgagggggtggggggcatacTAGGGAGGCTCTAAGAAGGCTGGGGGTCGACAGAGGGGCTGAGGAATCAGCTGGGGCGGGCGAGGGCTGGGTGTCTGCGTTCCTCACACTGTCCACAGAGGCTCACGGATGGGATAGGGTGCCTGCCGAATGGCAGGGGCTCTACctttgaggacagtctcaaaggcCAGCTCAACGTTGGTGGAATCCAGGGCCGAGGTCTCCAAGAATAGCAGCCCATTGTTTTCTGACAGGAAAGGAAGCACACCATTAGCTGTGGAGGGCCAACgcgataataataatatttacttcatGTTTACCATGTACATTTGCTATGCACTAAACCCTTGGCATGTGTAGCTCatataaaacttaaaacaacCTGTGAGGTAGGTTTGAATACTAACCCTTtcttatagaagaggaaactgaagcccagaagcagagagaatgaataaagaacttgCTTGGTGTCCCACAGCTAGTCATTGGCCAAGAGATGTGAAGCTGGGCCATGGGACTCCACAGCCTACACCCTTAACCACTGTATCTTGTTGCCTCTAAACCCCAGAAAGCCTGGGGAAAGTGTGACTGCAGGTGGTCAAGGGGAGCCCACCTGCTACACTTAAGATCTCTGAGCATCGCAGGGTGGGCTGTCCTAAAACCAACTATGAATAATTGCCCATAAAGACAATCTCAGGGCAAGTGGTGGGACATAAAGAGGGACACGGGGTCACAGAGGGGAGGGTCTAGGAGATTCTGAGGAAGATGAGATAGAGGTAGGGGATCCTGCGGAGGACGTCCAGGCCGGAGCCCTACGGTGGGaacaggggctggggaggtgggatcTGGGATTGCATCGGCAGGGCTGGAGGGGTCAGGCTGGGTCACGGTGGGCTCTCACCAGCGAACATGCGGGCCTCGTCAGTAGGCACCTCTCGGGCCTGGCTGAGGTCACTCTTGTTACCAACGAGCATGACGACGATCGTGGCCTCGGCGTGGTCGTAGAGCTCCTTCAGCCAGCGCTCCACCACGGCATAGGTCTGGTGCTTGGTTAGGTCAAACACCAGTAGGGCCCCCACCGCACCACGATAGTACCTGGGTGGGGGGTAGTGGGGTGGACAGAGGCAAGGTCAGGGCCATCAGGCCCAGCCTCAGAGCAGAGCCCTCAAGCCAAAAGCCAGAGATGAGTACCAGAGATGGGGAAATATGAAAACTAGAGTCCAGAGACCCAAACCGCACAGGGCAGCCCAAAGCTCCCATGTCCGAAGCTGAGCACCCTCCAGGGATACTGGTCTTGGAGCCTCCGAAGACTCACCTCCCTTCTCCAAAACCACtggctccctcctccttcctagcCCTTCTGCTTCTCCaggtctttttttctgattttagccCCTGCTATTCACCAATGTATACCAGGGCTCTGGTCAAGACAGCCTCCTAGATGTCCCACCTCTAAGATCTTGACCCACAGTGTCTTCTCTCTCATGGCCGTCTTTCTAGGACTAGCTAAATCTCCCCTATCATCTGAGGCATCCTTGCAAGCACCCAGTCTCACTCTTGGAGTTAGATGGAGCTTCTTCAGACTGGCGGTATCTAATTACTCCCATGTCATTGAAGAGTCAACTGAGGCTCATAAGAGTCAGgtgaccaggacttccctggtggcgcagtggttaagtatccgcctgccaatgcaggggacacgggtttgagccctggtctgggaagatcccacatgctgcggatcaactaagcccgtgcgccacagctactgagcctgcgctctagagcccgtgagccgcaactactgaagccctcgcgcctagagcccgtgctcctcaacaagagaagccacggcaatgagaagcccgcgtaccacaatgaagtgtagcccccgctcactgcaactagagaaagcccgtgtgcagcaacgaagatccaacacagccaaaaataaataaataaaataaacgttttaaaaaaagagtcaggTGACCAGCGCAAGAGTAATGGGTATGTATAAACAAAGCCCCTGACTCCTGTGCTGTcccccactacacacacacacacacgcacacacacaccacctttgGCCTAACACTGACTGGGAGACACTCTGTGTCTGGTGTCAGGAGACCTACGTTCCTCTATGTCCTCTGAGTCTTTGTAAAATGCAGCTGAGGGGTCCAGCCCTTCACCTTGTGGTTAGACAGTGAAGGCTGCCAAGTGCAAAGCACTGTGCAGAAGTGAGGGGGTGCTCTTGACCGCGGAACCTGCCCCCATCCCAGCTGCACCCTGATTTCATCTGCTTGAGACTCAAACTTCTCGTATTTAAAGAGGAATTAATGATAGCACCCTACTCCTGTGGTACTTTGAGGATTACATAAAATGCCCAATGTAAAGTGCCTTGTACCTTCCTGGGCACATAGCAAAGACTTATTAAGTAAGTGGTGGCGATGACCCTTGTGTTTAGGTCCAGCAGTCAGTATCACCGCAGTCTGTCTCAGACTGTTCGTAGCTCACAGTACTCACGTCTCCTGACTCGGGCGCAGTGGCCTGTGGTCCCATTCAGGGAACTTGCTGCTGAGGGTCcttgcctccttctcctcctccacctctcctCCAGAGGTGTGCCCTGACTTCCCCAGCATCCCCGCGCCCCAGGAGACCCCCAACCCCAGCTCACGCCGAGGTGATGGCTCGATACCGCTCCAGGCCAGCCGTGTCCCAGATCTGAGCCTTGACAGCGGCGGTGCCCAGCATGACAGTGCGGGTGGAGAACTCAACCCCGATGGTGGTACGGCTGTCGTGGCTGAACTCATTGCGAGTGAATCGGGATAGCAGATTGGTCTTCCCCACGCCTGACTCGCC
This sequence is a window from Globicephala melas chromosome 1, mGloMel1.2, whole genome shotgun sequence. Protein-coding genes within it:
- the RAB25 gene encoding ras-related protein Rab-25 translates to MGNRNEEDYNFVFKVVLIGESGVGKTNLLSRFTRNEFSHDSRTTIGVEFSTRTVMLGTAAVKAQIWDTAGLERYRAITSAYYRGAVGALLVFDLTKHQTYAVVERWLKELYDHAEATIVVMLVGNKSDLSQAREVPTDEARMFAENNGLLFLETSALDSTNVELAFETVLKEIFAKVSKQRQNSTRTNALTLGSEPGPGEKRACCISL